The following are encoded together in the Fundulus heteroclitus isolate FHET01 chromosome 19, MU-UCD_Fhet_4.1, whole genome shotgun sequence genome:
- the cdan1 gene encoding codanin-1 isoform X1: MAALLESLLLRELATDTAVRWLKHVQQEDDKLFGGPERTVQKQEFVPFLLNFLREQSSEALAHGPATPAKTPSRPRPPAPTPGFSDKAPGRSAGSGATGSRGASRVQLFSPASSPGAESDAAGQSGLSGVSALSSPSCSAAWSPASRPSGSERRHGQRVCLGDYLVSPPELQHSPSFQTHKGRRRSGGGVGTPVGGPARQGGGRGGPHSDEPGGRRSARGGGHGRISELASPPSPAHLNFTSLEDFPPVGSSAVSPGTSKPSRRINPTPVSADRPHSKPKTCFTSTPLQKASGPPPGAEPLEGLAAVGTPMSLKEERELLRREKTKLAQQAASVPPSSLDPCTPTKTGIRPESKVIPEPQTSCPEPSKVTFSSELDILAELYCTCISENLVPNVFLELFFVVQLLTSRSPHTHSDEEQLRLCSGKSDVLERCYLRQVHNCVYFAVKVLENQFQLVAHLDKCTLRLLAENERVASFSPDLKERLTQAQDRSTAKLSPSVSAFIHSVPFQPATDNRSNFGSDKAFHTFKKQRDVFYEVLREWEDLHKEPGWNFDAALGPKIRGMMSQLTSAGNHSHFARLFLKQLVQMCKGPRASTPSVDAPDADLLGMLGADSLGRLKRLEERLIQPHGVAGPCPPPSFPGHQEFFRDFIQTASCCQMNQHLQDSLCQQLLQLDEVSILSPPASVGEGEEEEEEEQGDGDMEQQDEKQRFSSVLLLARLLAKFLGFISFLPYQTSEKPPKEIQETSVALRSKSVQVLDVCAVLSNSVRRRRTILTVPWLVEFLSMLDFVGPLLLCYRVALGTLLLLYRRLQLNRHEEMCYLNKLLLVSLLGWLFQIPAIPENLFFTSEFTALAKEESTAPASAGLDCIPLVDQQLLYTCCPFLGEFRKLLAAFVSGSTARSGGIIRKITPTSAEPKDAPAGKRSQHKLQGDLEQAFFHNQPPSLRRTVEFVAERIGSNAVKHIKATLVQELVERGEKMLRDGLQSPNSNPSKLNDSICARLCDAGLEALAKATRFCNEKSPDAVRILLPVETTPPVLTTSENITKRIAAEKACSWLSANITALIRREWKSRYDRVMKALGSPAAPDPADADGAAVELLRQGKMNTPKKKQERPMSCPPLCKHSSPLPSDVLIEIKELLSMAVGPRTDEELPTGSQLKMLLHRVRSTLECRKFLTAVSEQMLQNCTVLLACKLVSGELPVRFSPRCGGPGGAAVDPSGGSEPPVSEVLEQLAELWEAGCCSSASLHQLFTPLTVTAVLKASATQKKNYLFLVRKLVDKEILREEEVISYWRKLTDLSLPVELIENFQLQSGSIKLPLPLAEMQTCLDMLQVSHQTIEGAT, encoded by the exons CAGGAGGACGATAAGTTATTCGGTGGACCTGAGCGGACTGTCCAGAAGCAAGAGTTTGTCCCTTTCCTCCTGAACTTCCTGAGAGAGCAGAGCAGCGAGGCTCTCGCTCATGGCCCTGCCACGCCGGCCAAGACCCCCAGCCGCCCCAGACCCCCCGCACCGACTCCGGGCTTCTCGGACAAGGCGCCGGGCAGGTCTGCCGGGAGCGGGGCGACTGGCTCTCGCGGTGCCAGCCGCGTGCAGCTGTTCTCCCCGGCCTCGTCGCCTGGAGCGGAGTCGGACGCCGCCGGCCAGTCGGGTCTGAGTGGGGTCAGCGCCCTCAGCAGCCCGTCCTGTTCCGCGGCGTGGAGCCCGGCCTCTCGGCCGTCCGGATCTGAGCGCAGGCACGGCCAGAGGGTCTGCCTGGGGGACTACTTGGTTTCTCCCCCCGAGCTGCAGCACAGCCCCAGCTTCCAGACGCACAAAGGGCGCAGGAGGAGCGGCGGCGGCGTCGGCACGCCGGTCGGGGGGCCGGCGAGGCAGGGAGGAGGGCGCGGGGGCCCTCACAGCGACGAGCCCGGCGGGAGGCGGTCAGCGAGGGGAGGGGGCCACGGCAGGATAAGCGAGCTGGCTTCTCCTCCGTCTCCAGCTCATCTCAATTTCACAAGCTTGGAGGACTTCCCCCCCGTCGGCTCGTCGGCCGTTTCTCCCGG CACGTCCAAGCCGTCCAGAAGGATAAACCCGACGCCGGTCAGCGCCGACCGGCCTCACTCCAAACCGAAGACGTGCTTCACATCCACCCCGCTGCAGAAAGCCTCTGGCCCTCCGCCGGGGGCGGAGCCACTGGAGGGGCTGGCGGCGGTGGGCACTCCCATGAGCCTCAAGGAGGAGAGGGAATTACTCAGAAGAGAAAA GACAAAGCTTGCCCAGCAGGCCGCCTCGGTTCCCCCGTCCTCTCTGGATCCCTGTACGCCTACCAAGACGGGAATTAGGCCAGAGTCCAAAGTCATACCAGAGCCTCAGACGTCGTGCCCTGAGCCATCCAAAGTCACCTTCTCCTCAGAGCTGGACATTTTGGCTGAGCTGTACTGTACCTGCATTTCTG AAAATCTTGTGCCGAACGTTTTCCTGGAGCTCTTCTTTGTGGTGCAGCTGTTAACGTCCCGGTCTCCTCATACGCACAGCGACGAAGAGCAGTTGCGTTTGTGTTCAGGAAAGTCAG ACGTCCTGGAAAGGTGCTACCTGAGGCAGGTGCACAACTGTGTCTACTTTGCAGTAAAGGTTTTGGAGAATCAGTTTCA GTTGGTCGCTCATTTGGACAAGTGCACTTTGCGTCTGCTGGCAGAGAACGAGCGGGTGGCCTCCTTCTCTCCAGACCTCAAAGAGCGCCTCACTCAGGCTCAGGACAGAAGCACAGCCAAG CTCTCTCCTTCGGTGTCCGCTTTCATCCACTCAGTCCCGTTCCAGCCGGCTACCGACAACCGTTCCAACTTCGGGAGCGACAAGGCCTTCCACACCTTTAAGAAACAGAG AGATGTTTTTTATGAAGTGCTTCGAGAATGGGAGGACCTTCATAAGGAGCCAGGCTGGAACTTTGATGCTGCCCTTGGACCTAAAATCAG GGGAATGATGAGTCAGCTGACTTCTGCCGGAAACCACTCCCACTTTGCTCGTCTCTTCCTAAAGCAGCTTGTCCAG ATGTGCAAAGGCCCCCGGGCGAGCACGCCGTCGGTAGACGCGCCCGACGCCGACCTGCTGGGCATGCTGGGAGCCGACAGCCTGGGTCGCCTCAAGCGCCTGGAGGAGCGTCTCATTCAGCCGCACGGCGTGGCGGGCCCCTGTCCTCCGCCGTCGTTCCCTGGTCACCAGGAGTTCTTCAGGGACTTCATCCAGACGGCCAGCTG CTGCCAGATGAACCAGCACCTACAGGACAGCCTGTGTcagcagctgctccagctggacGAGGTGTCCATCCTGAGTCCTCCTGCCTCCGTCGgcgagggagaggaggaggaggaagaggagcagggcGACGGCGACATGGAGCAGCAG GATGAGAAGCAGCGGTTCTCCTCAGTGCTGCTCCTAGCTCGTCTTCTGGCGAAGTTCCTGGGCTTCATCTCCTTTCTCCCCTACCAGACGTCAGAGAAACCCCCCAAAGAAATACAGGAAACATCCGTAGCCCTACGCAGCAAG AGTGTCCAGGTGCTGGATGTGTGCGCCGTGTTGAGCAACAGCGTGAGGAGGAGGCGCACCATTCTGACCGTGCCCTGGCTGGTGGAGTTCCTCTCCATGTTGGACTTCGTGGGCCCTCTGCTCCTCTGCTACCGGGTGGCTCTGGGTACGCTGCTCCTGCTCTACAG GAGGCTGCAGCTGAACCGACACGAAGAGATGTGTTACCTGAACAAGCTGCTGCTGGTGTCTCTGCTGGGATGGCTCTTTCAG ATCCCAGCGATTCCTGAGAACCTTTTCTTCACCAGTGAGTTCACTGCGCTGGCCAAGGAGGAGAGCACTGCCCCGGCTTCTGCGGGACTT GACTGCATTCCACTGGTGGATCAGCAGCTTCTTTATACATGTTGTCCGTTTCTTG GCGAGTTTCGCAAGCTCCTGGCAGCTTTCGTGTCCGGCAGCACGGCCCGCAGCGGAGGAATTATCCGCAAGATCACCCCCACTTCTGCCGAGCCCAAGGACGCGCCGGCCGGCAAGCGATCGCAGCACAAACTGCAG GGGGACCTGGAGCAAGCCTTCTTCCACAACCAGCCTCCGTCGCTGCGCCGCACGGTGGAGTTCGTGGCTGAGAGGATCGGATCCAACGCTGTCAAGCATATAAA GGCGACATTAGTGCAAGAGTTGGTGGAGAGAGGGGAGAAGATGCTACGAGACGGGCTGCAGTCGCCAAACTCAAATCCTTCGAAGCTGAACGACTCCATATGCGCCCGGTTGTGTGACGCTGGCTTGGAGGCGCTCGCTAAAGCCACCAG attTTGCAATGAAAAAAGCCCTGACGCCGTACGCATTCTGCTCCCCGTTGAGACCACGCCGCCG GTCCTGACTACATCCGAAAACATCACCAAGCGCATAGCTGCAGAGAAAGCGTGCAGCTGGCTCTCTGCCAACATCACAG CGCTGATCAGGCGGGAGTGGAAGAGCCGGTACGATCGTGTGATGAAGGCTCTTGGCAGTCCAGCGGCTCCAGACCCTGCGGACGCGGACGGTGCTGCGGTCGAACTGCTCCGGCAGGGGAAGATGAATACGCCCAAGAAGAAACAGGAGAGGCCGATGTCCTGCCCTCCTCTTTGTAAACACAgctcccccctcccctcagACGTCCTCATTGAGATTAAG GAGCTGCTGAGCATGGCGGTGGGGCCCAGAACAGACGAGGAGCTGCCGACTGGCTCTCAgctcaaaatgctgctgcaccgAGTTAGAAGCACACTGGAGTGCAGAAAg TTCTTAACGGCCGTGTCGGAGCAGATGCTCCAGAACTGTACGGTGCTGCTCGCCTGCAAGCTGG TGTCTGGAGAACTGCCCGTGCGTTTTTCGCCACGGTGCGGCGGGCCCGGCGGGGCTGCTGTGGATCCCAGCGGCGGGTCAGAGCCTCCCGTGTCAGAAGTTCTGGAGCAGCTTGCTGAGCTGTGGGAGGCgggctgctgctcctctgcctCGCTGCATCAGCTCTTCACCCCGCTCACCGTAACTGCTGTCCTGAAGGCCAGCGCCACACAG AAGAAGAACTACCTGTTCCTGGTTAGAAAGCTGGTCGACAAAGAAATATTGCGCGAGGAGGAGGTCATATCGTACTGGAGGAAGCTAACAGACCTGTCCTTGCCCGTG gagctgaTTGAGAATTTCCAGCTGCAGTCAGGGAGTATTAAACTCCCTCTGCCTCTGGCGGAGATGCAGACGTGCTTAGACATGCTGCAGGTCTCGCATCAGACAATAGAGGGAGCAACCTGA
- the cdan1 gene encoding codanin-1 isoform X2: protein MAALLESLLLRELATDTAVRWLKHVQEDDKLFGGPERTVQKQEFVPFLLNFLREQSSEALAHGPATPAKTPSRPRPPAPTPGFSDKAPGRSAGSGATGSRGASRVQLFSPASSPGAESDAAGQSGLSGVSALSSPSCSAAWSPASRPSGSERRHGQRVCLGDYLVSPPELQHSPSFQTHKGRRRSGGGVGTPVGGPARQGGGRGGPHSDEPGGRRSARGGGHGRISELASPPSPAHLNFTSLEDFPPVGSSAVSPGTSKPSRRINPTPVSADRPHSKPKTCFTSTPLQKASGPPPGAEPLEGLAAVGTPMSLKEERELLRREKTKLAQQAASVPPSSLDPCTPTKTGIRPESKVIPEPQTSCPEPSKVTFSSELDILAELYCTCISENLVPNVFLELFFVVQLLTSRSPHTHSDEEQLRLCSGKSDVLERCYLRQVHNCVYFAVKVLENQFQLVAHLDKCTLRLLAENERVASFSPDLKERLTQAQDRSTAKLSPSVSAFIHSVPFQPATDNRSNFGSDKAFHTFKKQRDVFYEVLREWEDLHKEPGWNFDAALGPKIRGMMSQLTSAGNHSHFARLFLKQLVQMCKGPRASTPSVDAPDADLLGMLGADSLGRLKRLEERLIQPHGVAGPCPPPSFPGHQEFFRDFIQTASCCQMNQHLQDSLCQQLLQLDEVSILSPPASVGEGEEEEEEEQGDGDMEQQDEKQRFSSVLLLARLLAKFLGFISFLPYQTSEKPPKEIQETSVALRSKSVQVLDVCAVLSNSVRRRRTILTVPWLVEFLSMLDFVGPLLLCYRVALGTLLLLYRRLQLNRHEEMCYLNKLLLVSLLGWLFQIPAIPENLFFTSEFTALAKEESTAPASAGLDCIPLVDQQLLYTCCPFLGEFRKLLAAFVSGSTARSGGIIRKITPTSAEPKDAPAGKRSQHKLQGDLEQAFFHNQPPSLRRTVEFVAERIGSNAVKHIKATLVQELVERGEKMLRDGLQSPNSNPSKLNDSICARLCDAGLEALAKATRFCNEKSPDAVRILLPVETTPPVLTTSENITKRIAAEKACSWLSANITALIRREWKSRYDRVMKALGSPAAPDPADADGAAVELLRQGKMNTPKKKQERPMSCPPLCKHSSPLPSDVLIEIKELLSMAVGPRTDEELPTGSQLKMLLHRVRSTLECRKFLTAVSEQMLQNCTVLLACKLVSGELPVRFSPRCGGPGGAAVDPSGGSEPPVSEVLEQLAELWEAGCCSSASLHQLFTPLTVTAVLKASATQKKNYLFLVRKLVDKEILREEEVISYWRKLTDLSLPVELIENFQLQSGSIKLPLPLAEMQTCLDMLQVSHQTIEGAT, encoded by the exons GAGGACGATAAGTTATTCGGTGGACCTGAGCGGACTGTCCAGAAGCAAGAGTTTGTCCCTTTCCTCCTGAACTTCCTGAGAGAGCAGAGCAGCGAGGCTCTCGCTCATGGCCCTGCCACGCCGGCCAAGACCCCCAGCCGCCCCAGACCCCCCGCACCGACTCCGGGCTTCTCGGACAAGGCGCCGGGCAGGTCTGCCGGGAGCGGGGCGACTGGCTCTCGCGGTGCCAGCCGCGTGCAGCTGTTCTCCCCGGCCTCGTCGCCTGGAGCGGAGTCGGACGCCGCCGGCCAGTCGGGTCTGAGTGGGGTCAGCGCCCTCAGCAGCCCGTCCTGTTCCGCGGCGTGGAGCCCGGCCTCTCGGCCGTCCGGATCTGAGCGCAGGCACGGCCAGAGGGTCTGCCTGGGGGACTACTTGGTTTCTCCCCCCGAGCTGCAGCACAGCCCCAGCTTCCAGACGCACAAAGGGCGCAGGAGGAGCGGCGGCGGCGTCGGCACGCCGGTCGGGGGGCCGGCGAGGCAGGGAGGAGGGCGCGGGGGCCCTCACAGCGACGAGCCCGGCGGGAGGCGGTCAGCGAGGGGAGGGGGCCACGGCAGGATAAGCGAGCTGGCTTCTCCTCCGTCTCCAGCTCATCTCAATTTCACAAGCTTGGAGGACTTCCCCCCCGTCGGCTCGTCGGCCGTTTCTCCCGG CACGTCCAAGCCGTCCAGAAGGATAAACCCGACGCCGGTCAGCGCCGACCGGCCTCACTCCAAACCGAAGACGTGCTTCACATCCACCCCGCTGCAGAAAGCCTCTGGCCCTCCGCCGGGGGCGGAGCCACTGGAGGGGCTGGCGGCGGTGGGCACTCCCATGAGCCTCAAGGAGGAGAGGGAATTACTCAGAAGAGAAAA GACAAAGCTTGCCCAGCAGGCCGCCTCGGTTCCCCCGTCCTCTCTGGATCCCTGTACGCCTACCAAGACGGGAATTAGGCCAGAGTCCAAAGTCATACCAGAGCCTCAGACGTCGTGCCCTGAGCCATCCAAAGTCACCTTCTCCTCAGAGCTGGACATTTTGGCTGAGCTGTACTGTACCTGCATTTCTG AAAATCTTGTGCCGAACGTTTTCCTGGAGCTCTTCTTTGTGGTGCAGCTGTTAACGTCCCGGTCTCCTCATACGCACAGCGACGAAGAGCAGTTGCGTTTGTGTTCAGGAAAGTCAG ACGTCCTGGAAAGGTGCTACCTGAGGCAGGTGCACAACTGTGTCTACTTTGCAGTAAAGGTTTTGGAGAATCAGTTTCA GTTGGTCGCTCATTTGGACAAGTGCACTTTGCGTCTGCTGGCAGAGAACGAGCGGGTGGCCTCCTTCTCTCCAGACCTCAAAGAGCGCCTCACTCAGGCTCAGGACAGAAGCACAGCCAAG CTCTCTCCTTCGGTGTCCGCTTTCATCCACTCAGTCCCGTTCCAGCCGGCTACCGACAACCGTTCCAACTTCGGGAGCGACAAGGCCTTCCACACCTTTAAGAAACAGAG AGATGTTTTTTATGAAGTGCTTCGAGAATGGGAGGACCTTCATAAGGAGCCAGGCTGGAACTTTGATGCTGCCCTTGGACCTAAAATCAG GGGAATGATGAGTCAGCTGACTTCTGCCGGAAACCACTCCCACTTTGCTCGTCTCTTCCTAAAGCAGCTTGTCCAG ATGTGCAAAGGCCCCCGGGCGAGCACGCCGTCGGTAGACGCGCCCGACGCCGACCTGCTGGGCATGCTGGGAGCCGACAGCCTGGGTCGCCTCAAGCGCCTGGAGGAGCGTCTCATTCAGCCGCACGGCGTGGCGGGCCCCTGTCCTCCGCCGTCGTTCCCTGGTCACCAGGAGTTCTTCAGGGACTTCATCCAGACGGCCAGCTG CTGCCAGATGAACCAGCACCTACAGGACAGCCTGTGTcagcagctgctccagctggacGAGGTGTCCATCCTGAGTCCTCCTGCCTCCGTCGgcgagggagaggaggaggaggaagaggagcagggcGACGGCGACATGGAGCAGCAG GATGAGAAGCAGCGGTTCTCCTCAGTGCTGCTCCTAGCTCGTCTTCTGGCGAAGTTCCTGGGCTTCATCTCCTTTCTCCCCTACCAGACGTCAGAGAAACCCCCCAAAGAAATACAGGAAACATCCGTAGCCCTACGCAGCAAG AGTGTCCAGGTGCTGGATGTGTGCGCCGTGTTGAGCAACAGCGTGAGGAGGAGGCGCACCATTCTGACCGTGCCCTGGCTGGTGGAGTTCCTCTCCATGTTGGACTTCGTGGGCCCTCTGCTCCTCTGCTACCGGGTGGCTCTGGGTACGCTGCTCCTGCTCTACAG GAGGCTGCAGCTGAACCGACACGAAGAGATGTGTTACCTGAACAAGCTGCTGCTGGTGTCTCTGCTGGGATGGCTCTTTCAG ATCCCAGCGATTCCTGAGAACCTTTTCTTCACCAGTGAGTTCACTGCGCTGGCCAAGGAGGAGAGCACTGCCCCGGCTTCTGCGGGACTT GACTGCATTCCACTGGTGGATCAGCAGCTTCTTTATACATGTTGTCCGTTTCTTG GCGAGTTTCGCAAGCTCCTGGCAGCTTTCGTGTCCGGCAGCACGGCCCGCAGCGGAGGAATTATCCGCAAGATCACCCCCACTTCTGCCGAGCCCAAGGACGCGCCGGCCGGCAAGCGATCGCAGCACAAACTGCAG GGGGACCTGGAGCAAGCCTTCTTCCACAACCAGCCTCCGTCGCTGCGCCGCACGGTGGAGTTCGTGGCTGAGAGGATCGGATCCAACGCTGTCAAGCATATAAA GGCGACATTAGTGCAAGAGTTGGTGGAGAGAGGGGAGAAGATGCTACGAGACGGGCTGCAGTCGCCAAACTCAAATCCTTCGAAGCTGAACGACTCCATATGCGCCCGGTTGTGTGACGCTGGCTTGGAGGCGCTCGCTAAAGCCACCAG attTTGCAATGAAAAAAGCCCTGACGCCGTACGCATTCTGCTCCCCGTTGAGACCACGCCGCCG GTCCTGACTACATCCGAAAACATCACCAAGCGCATAGCTGCAGAGAAAGCGTGCAGCTGGCTCTCTGCCAACATCACAG CGCTGATCAGGCGGGAGTGGAAGAGCCGGTACGATCGTGTGATGAAGGCTCTTGGCAGTCCAGCGGCTCCAGACCCTGCGGACGCGGACGGTGCTGCGGTCGAACTGCTCCGGCAGGGGAAGATGAATACGCCCAAGAAGAAACAGGAGAGGCCGATGTCCTGCCCTCCTCTTTGTAAACACAgctcccccctcccctcagACGTCCTCATTGAGATTAAG GAGCTGCTGAGCATGGCGGTGGGGCCCAGAACAGACGAGGAGCTGCCGACTGGCTCTCAgctcaaaatgctgctgcaccgAGTTAGAAGCACACTGGAGTGCAGAAAg TTCTTAACGGCCGTGTCGGAGCAGATGCTCCAGAACTGTACGGTGCTGCTCGCCTGCAAGCTGG TGTCTGGAGAACTGCCCGTGCGTTTTTCGCCACGGTGCGGCGGGCCCGGCGGGGCTGCTGTGGATCCCAGCGGCGGGTCAGAGCCTCCCGTGTCAGAAGTTCTGGAGCAGCTTGCTGAGCTGTGGGAGGCgggctgctgctcctctgcctCGCTGCATCAGCTCTTCACCCCGCTCACCGTAACTGCTGTCCTGAAGGCCAGCGCCACACAG AAGAAGAACTACCTGTTCCTGGTTAGAAAGCTGGTCGACAAAGAAATATTGCGCGAGGAGGAGGTCATATCGTACTGGAGGAAGCTAACAGACCTGTCCTTGCCCGTG gagctgaTTGAGAATTTCCAGCTGCAGTCAGGGAGTATTAAACTCCCTCTGCCTCTGGCGGAGATGCAGACGTGCTTAGACATGCTGCAGGTCTCGCATCAGACAATAGAGGGAGCAACCTGA